In Drosophila nasuta strain 15112-1781.00 chromosome 2R, ASM2355853v1, whole genome shotgun sequence, a single genomic region encodes these proteins:
- the LOC132784868 gene encoding xylulose kinase isoform X1, whose amino-acid sequence MIPFSRKVLNKVLFKANLTTERQYCMCNSKFVPETNVEQNYLGFDLSTQKLKAILLGSDLSVVASAEVKFDSDLPEFRTTGGANAGPNKFEFFVQPVMWVKAMDIVLDRLVMQEVDLGTVVAISGSAQQHGSVYWSKHGIAALQNLDSNKFLHAQVDDSAFVVNRTPIWMDASTSKQCLEMETAIGGMSKMVELTGSKCYERFTGPQIRKIYQQRTHAYEDAKRISLVSSFLASLFLGKVAPIDYADGSGMNLLDIRKKTWSKACLNACAPDLEERLCEPVSGFTILGKVSDYFVQRFCFSENCQVVACTGDNPSALAGMIVDQNWLSVSLGTSDTLMMSLIEPPNLEQGHVLCHPTEIQQYMGLLCFRNGSLVREAMNKSETNGNWEKFNELLESTPRGNFGNMAIHFDEMEIIPKAKGTLRWNKDIDINSADAKKGVLKFSSPQIEIRALIEGQMLHHRAIAEDMGFLFGSESKILATGGASVNKSILQVIADVFNAPVYQQTESEAALVGAAYRAAYACYINANDTKDIKSYRDYILSLTPNLLKLVCEPNKDSESIYVPMLQRYRDMASILESQ is encoded by the exons ATGATACCTTTTAGTCGAAAAGTACTTAATAAGGTGCTTTTCAAAGCCAACTTAACTACAGAACGGCAATATTGTATGTGCAATAGTAAGTTTGTGCCAGAAACTAACGTAGAACAGAACTATTTAGGCTTTGACTTGAGTACTCAAAAG CTTAAAGCTATTCTATTGGGCTCGGATCTAAGTGTGGTTGCTTCGGCAGAAGTAAAGTTCGACAGTGATTTGCCCGAGTTCCGTACCACAGGAGGCGCCAATGCAGGTCCCAATAAATTCGA GTTCTTTGTGCAGCCCGTCATGTGGGTCAAGGCAATGGACATCGTCTTGGATCGCTTGGTAATGCAGGAAGTTGATTTGGGCACAGTGGTTGCCATCTCTGGCTCTGCACAACAACACGGTTCTGTTTACTGGTCAAAACACGGCATTGCGGCTCTACAAAATCTCGATTCCAATAAGTTTCTGCATGCACAAGTTGATGATTCGGCTTTTGTGGTGAATCGCACTCCCATCTGGATGGATGCATCCACATCCAAGCAGTGTTTGGAAATGGAAACGGCCATTGGTGGCATGTCCAAAATGGTTGAGCTGACAGGCTCGAAATGCTATGAACGCTTCACGGGACCACAAATACGAAAGATCTATCAACAACGCACGCATGCTTATGAGGATGCCAAACGAATCTCTTTGGTTAGCAGTTTCTTAGCTTCGCTATTTCTGGGCAAAGTGGCGCCAATTGATTATGCCGATGGATCAGGCATGAATCTGTTGGATATACGCAAAAAGACCTGGTCCAAGGCTTGCCTCAATGCCTGTGCTCCTGACCTAGAGGAACGCCTGTGCGAACCAGTCAGTGGCTTCACAATTCTTGGCAAGGTGTCCGACTATTTTGTGCAACGTTTTTGCTTCTCTGAAAATTGTCAAGTTGTCGCCTGTACTGGAGATAATCCATCGGCGCTGGCCGGTATGATTGTCGATCAGAATTGGCTCAGTGTCTCCCTCGGCACCAGCGATACACTAATGATGAGTCTGATAGAGCCACCAAATTTGGAGCAGGGCCATGTGCTGTGTCATCCAACCGAAATACAGCAATATATGGGTCTGTTATG TTTTAGAAATGGTTCTTTGGTGCGCGAAGCGATGAACAAATCGGAGACTAACGGCAATTGGGAGAAGTTTAATGAGTTGCTGGAGTCGACACCTCGTGGCAATTTTGGCAACATGGCAATTCACTTCgatgaaatggaaattataCCGAAGGCAAAAGGAACGCTGCGCTGGAACAAAGACATTGACATCAATTCCGCAGATGCCAAAAAGGGTGTACTCAA aTTCAGCTCGCCTCAAATCGAAATACGTGCGCTAATTGAGGGACAGATGCTGCATCATCGCGCCATTGCCGAGGATATGGGCTTTCTTTTTGGCAGCGAATCCAAAATTCTTGCCACAGGCGGTGCGTCGGTCAACAAATCTATACTGCAAGTCATTGCTGACGTCTTCAATGCACCCGTTTATCAACAG ACTGAGAGTGAGGCTGCACTCGTGGGAGCTGCTTATCGCGCTGCGTATGCCTGCTATATTAATGCTAATGACACGAAAGATATTAAAAGCTATCGCGACTATATTCTAAGTCTTACGCCAAACCTCCTAAAACTTGTCTGCGAACCAAACAAGGACAGTGAGTCCATATATGTGCCTATGCTGCAGCGATATCGGGACATGGCTTCAATCTTAGAGAGCCAATAA
- the LOC132784866 gene encoding splicing factor 3A subunit 1, whose amino-acid sequence MPSLDADVSNEQFNNEQSKPMSGPIVGIIYPPPEVRNIVDKTASFVARNGPEFEARIRQNELGNPKFNFLNGGDPYHAYYRHKVNEFREGNDAGLTAVAGLKQLAVSSAAQQRQQEILKQVVEQQFVPKEPPAEFEFIADPPSIAAMDLDIVKLTAQFVARNGRQFLTNLMSREQRNFQFDFLRPQHSLFQYFTKLLEQYTKVLIPPKDLLTKLRFESSPGRASQVKVLEQVKYRANWQRHQEAQRRREEEKIERERVAYAQIDWHDFVVVETVDYQPFESGNFPPPTNPDEVGARVLMEERLLEEEGDIEMQIESDDEDDTPLASHLDSGVKLSQMENRVGIQMKNATAYGQPANAKRDNTQVQDMDEASSDEDTPTTKMQPSVAPMLPPTHDKVVVKKYDPKATQPKPAPVATDEYLISPITGEKIPASKVSEHMRIGLLDPRWVEQRDKHTVEKINQDNVFAAGTAIEASLKQLAERRTDIFGVGDEETVIGKKLGEEETKKDDRVTWDGHTSSVEAATRAARANITLEDQIHQIHKVKGLLHDEEKEKIGPKPVGNKATLSAPPQPSSSKNQHSNHPHSQPQHHQGGGGGGGHHHPPPHHHHQSHPPPSSMHQHQQHQQQPPPHNMPPAGNPVMMMQRPPMMPTPYGGGPGGYMNMPSGGGPPQISPAPPVEIMPMEDEPPTKKIRSEDNLIPEAEFISLHKSPVTIQVQVPNTDKSEWKLNGQMIAVTLALTDPIANLKAKLQDETGMPPAKQKIFYEGMFFKDNNTMAFYNLLSGTTVHLQVKERGGRKK is encoded by the exons ATGCCCTCACTAGATGCAGATGTCTCCAACGAGCAATTCAATAATGAGCAATCCAAACCAATGTCTGGTCCAATCGTGGGCATTATTTACCCGCCCCCGGAAGTTAGAA ATATTGTCGACAAAACCGCTAGTTTTGTGGCCCGTAATGGACCCGAGTTTGAAGCTCGCATCCGGCAAAACGAATTAGGAAACCCAAAGTTTAACTTTTTAAATGGAGGTGATCCCTATCACGCATACTATAGACACAAGGTCAATGAGTTTCGGGAAGGCAATG ATGCTGGCTTAACGGCAGTCGCGGGTCTTAAGCAACTGGCTGTGAGCAGTGCAGctcagcagcggcagcaggaGATATTAAAGCAGGTGGTCGAGCAGCAGTTTGTGCCCAAAGAGCCTCCAGCGGAGTTTGAATTCATTGCCGATCCGCCCTCAATTGCAGCTATGGATTT gGATATTGTAAAGTTAACCGCTCAATTTGTGGCCCGAAATGGTCGACAATTTCTTACCAATTTGATGAGTCGCGAACAAAGGAATTTCCAATTTGATTTTCTGAGGCCGCAGCATTCGCTGTTTCAATACTTTACGAAACTGCTGGAACAGTACACCAAAGTGCTGATACCGCCAAAGGATTTGCTGACCAAGCTACGTTTCGAAAGCTCTCCGGGCCGTGCCAGTCAGGTTAAAGTGCTTGAACAGGTCAAATACCGCGCCAATTGGCAACGGCATCAGGAGGCCCAACGCCGCCGGGAAGAGGAGAAAATAGAACGTGAACGTGTTGCCTATGCACAGATTGATTGGCATGACTTTGTCGTTGTGGAAACGGTGGATTATCAACCGTTTGAGAGCGGCAACTTTCCGCCACCAACCAATCCTGATGAAGTTGGCGCTCGTGTGCTCATGGAGGAGCGTCTATTGGAGGAGGAAGGTgacattgaaatgcaaattgaatccGACGATGAGGATGACACGCCATTGGCCAGTCACCTGGACAGTGGCGTCAAGTTGTCACAAATGGAGAATCGTGTGGGCATCCAGATGAAGAATGCCACCGCTTATGGACAACCGGCGAATGCCAAGCGTGACAACACACAGGTACAAGATATGGACGAAGCATCCAGTGATGAGGATACACCAACCACAAAGATGCAGCCATCTGTGGCACCCATGTTGCCGCCAACGCATGATAAGGTCGTGGTCAAGAAATACGATCCCAAGGCAACGCAGCCCAAGCCAGCGCCAGTGGCAACTGACGAATATCTTATATCGCCAATTACTGGAGAGAAGATTCCAGCTTCCAAGGTATCGGAGCATATGCGCATTGGTTTGCTCGATCCACGCTGGGTGGAGCAGCGTGACAAGCACACGGTTGAAAAGATCAATCAGGACAATGTATTTGCTGCTGGCACTGCTATCGAGGCAAGTTTGAAGCAGTTGGCCGAGCGACGTACAGATATCTTTGGTGTGGGCGATGAAGAAACTGTTATTGGCAAGAAACTGGGCGAGGAAGAGACCAAAAAGGATGATCGTGTCACCTGGGATGGTCATACATCCAGTGTGGAGGCAGCAACGCGTGCAGCTCGTGCCAATATTACGCTCGAAGATCAAATCCATCAAATACACAAGGTCAAGGGTCTGCTTCACGACgaggagaaagagaaaattGGACCCAAGCCAGTGGGTAACAAGGCAACTCTATCGGCGCCACCGCAGCCATCCTCTTCGAAGAATCAGCACAGCAATCATCCGCACAGCCAGCCACAGCATCACCAAGGTGGTGGTGGAGGTGGCGGTCATCACCATCCGCCaccccatcatcatcatcagtcgCATCCACCGCCATCATCGatgcatcaacatcaacagcatcagcagcagccgccgccacACAACATGCCACCTGCTGGCAATCcggtgatgatgatgcagcGACCTCCCATGATGC ctaCACCTTATGGTGGAGGTCCTGGTGGCTACATGAATATGCCATCTGGTGGTGGTCCACCGCAGATTTCACCGGCGCCGCCAGTCGAGATTATGCCCATGGAAGATGAGCCGCCCACTAAGAAGATACGTTCCGAAGATAATCTCATACCCGAGGCAGAATTTATTTCCTTGCACAAG AGTCCTGTAACTATTCAAGTGCAAGTGCCGAACACGGACAAATCGGAATGGAAGCTGAATGGTCAAATGATTGCCGTCACGTTGGCGCTAACTGATCCCATTGCCAACCTCAAGGCAAAGCTACAGGACGAAACGGGCATGCCACCCGCCAAGCAAAAGATATTCTACGAG gGCATGTTCTTTAAAGACAACAATACCATGGCATTCTATAATTTGCTCAGCGGCACCACCGTCCATCTCCAAGTCAAGGAGCGTGGTGGTCGCAAGAAGTAA
- the LOC132784868 gene encoding xylulose kinase isoform X2 has translation MPQQEQGSQQTFLGFDLSTQKLKAILLGSDLSVVASAEVKFDSDLPEFRTTGGANAGPNKFEFFVQPVMWVKAMDIVLDRLVMQEVDLGTVVAISGSAQQHGSVYWSKHGIAALQNLDSNKFLHAQVDDSAFVVNRTPIWMDASTSKQCLEMETAIGGMSKMVELTGSKCYERFTGPQIRKIYQQRTHAYEDAKRISLVSSFLASLFLGKVAPIDYADGSGMNLLDIRKKTWSKACLNACAPDLEERLCEPVSGFTILGKVSDYFVQRFCFSENCQVVACTGDNPSALAGMIVDQNWLSVSLGTSDTLMMSLIEPPNLEQGHVLCHPTEIQQYMGLLCFRNGSLVREAMNKSETNGNWEKFNELLESTPRGNFGNMAIHFDEMEIIPKAKGTLRWNKDIDINSADAKKGVLKFSSPQIEIRALIEGQMLHHRAIAEDMGFLFGSESKILATGGASVNKSILQVIADVFNAPVYQQTESEAALVGAAYRAAYACYINANDTKDIKSYRDYILSLTPNLLKLVCEPNKDSESIYVPMLQRYRDMASILESQ, from the exons ATGCCTCAACAGGAGCAGGGCTCACAACAAACATTCCTCGGCTTTGACTTGAGCACGCAAAAG CTTAAAGCTATTCTATTGGGCTCGGATCTAAGTGTGGTTGCTTCGGCAGAAGTAAAGTTCGACAGTGATTTGCCCGAGTTCCGTACCACAGGAGGCGCCAATGCAGGTCCCAATAAATTCGA GTTCTTTGTGCAGCCCGTCATGTGGGTCAAGGCAATGGACATCGTCTTGGATCGCTTGGTAATGCAGGAAGTTGATTTGGGCACAGTGGTTGCCATCTCTGGCTCTGCACAACAACACGGTTCTGTTTACTGGTCAAAACACGGCATTGCGGCTCTACAAAATCTCGATTCCAATAAGTTTCTGCATGCACAAGTTGATGATTCGGCTTTTGTGGTGAATCGCACTCCCATCTGGATGGATGCATCCACATCCAAGCAGTGTTTGGAAATGGAAACGGCCATTGGTGGCATGTCCAAAATGGTTGAGCTGACAGGCTCGAAATGCTATGAACGCTTCACGGGACCACAAATACGAAAGATCTATCAACAACGCACGCATGCTTATGAGGATGCCAAACGAATCTCTTTGGTTAGCAGTTTCTTAGCTTCGCTATTTCTGGGCAAAGTGGCGCCAATTGATTATGCCGATGGATCAGGCATGAATCTGTTGGATATACGCAAAAAGACCTGGTCCAAGGCTTGCCTCAATGCCTGTGCTCCTGACCTAGAGGAACGCCTGTGCGAACCAGTCAGTGGCTTCACAATTCTTGGCAAGGTGTCCGACTATTTTGTGCAACGTTTTTGCTTCTCTGAAAATTGTCAAGTTGTCGCCTGTACTGGAGATAATCCATCGGCGCTGGCCGGTATGATTGTCGATCAGAATTGGCTCAGTGTCTCCCTCGGCACCAGCGATACACTAATGATGAGTCTGATAGAGCCACCAAATTTGGAGCAGGGCCATGTGCTGTGTCATCCAACCGAAATACAGCAATATATGGGTCTGTTATG TTTTAGAAATGGTTCTTTGGTGCGCGAAGCGATGAACAAATCGGAGACTAACGGCAATTGGGAGAAGTTTAATGAGTTGCTGGAGTCGACACCTCGTGGCAATTTTGGCAACATGGCAATTCACTTCgatgaaatggaaattataCCGAAGGCAAAAGGAACGCTGCGCTGGAACAAAGACATTGACATCAATTCCGCAGATGCCAAAAAGGGTGTACTCAA aTTCAGCTCGCCTCAAATCGAAATACGTGCGCTAATTGAGGGACAGATGCTGCATCATCGCGCCATTGCCGAGGATATGGGCTTTCTTTTTGGCAGCGAATCCAAAATTCTTGCCACAGGCGGTGCGTCGGTCAACAAATCTATACTGCAAGTCATTGCTGACGTCTTCAATGCACCCGTTTATCAACAG ACTGAGAGTGAGGCTGCACTCGTGGGAGCTGCTTATCGCGCTGCGTATGCCTGCTATATTAATGCTAATGACACGAAAGATATTAAAAGCTATCGCGACTATATTCTAAGTCTTACGCCAAACCTCCTAAAACTTGTCTGCGAACCAAACAAGGACAGTGAGTCCATATATGTGCCTATGCTGCAGCGATATCGGGACATGGCTTCAATCTTAGAGAGCCAATAA